The following nucleotide sequence is from Cryptococcus neoformans var. grubii H99 chromosome 5, complete sequence.
GATCGCGGGATGGATGAGGCGGTCAATTGCCGTGCGGTgcaaaaaagaaacgtGAATGAATAGAGCGATGGACGATAGATATAGGGTTGGAGGGTGGATTGATGaaatgagaagaaaaaaataaaaatagAAACGTTTTTGTCGAATGCTGAATGGCAGCAAAAGAGAATTGGGTGCCGACTATCAAAGCCGCATATACCCCACGTCTGTACTCGCTCGAAGAGCAAGCTCCTCGACGCCTTCTCCATACTGTCTCTTCACTTGGgccatctttcttctcaaccAGCACACACGACGTTGCACGAACAAAGCAGCTCGACCGGAATGCCGCCATTGGCGGCGGCGCTGCATTTTGGAGTTTTGTTCGGCAGGTAAGACGGAATGTCGGTGGTCGGGATCGAGAGAGATAACggaaaaaaatgaaaagacGAGTGGGAATGGAGAAAGCGAcaagagagaggaaaagacTCGGTATTGCCGCATGGAGGGTAGAGTCGGAGAGGGGAAAACAAGTCCGCAAAAAAGGGAAcatgaagacgagggatcgaaaaaagaataaaaaaaagtcTCGGGTGGAACGCGACAAGCAGTTCCCGTTTATTTGTTGTGCCGTCTTAAAGACGGCTATATGAGATTTCCTGATTCGGCTCGCTTCTGGATCCTGTTTTGGGCACGGGCGACCGCGGGTGTTACACCATGGCGCTTAGCATCAACCAGAGGCCCATCGGAATGGATGCCCTGTCGATGACGTTCGAGGTCATGTAGACGAGAAAAGCCCCGCTTGCACGTGGCGTGGGGGCATTGGTAAGGTTTAGGACGGAGGGGATTGTGTGTTTGAATGTGAGACTATGGCAAAAAAAGAGTTAGCTCGCGAATACATGACTCAATTGGCAGTAGATGCCAGCTTACCTTGAGATTGAAAGCTCTAGCAAAACCACGACCACAGATCTGGCACTTGTGCTTCTTTTTAGGGTCATCAGGAGTCTGACCAGGGACATATCCCCTACCACCACCGTGCACGTTGGCAATGGGAATCGACGCGATAATCGGCTTGGTATCCTCCTCTGATGAATACgccaactcttcttcaccttcttcgctAGCTCGTCTGCTTGGTGCCGCAGCAGTAAGACCAGACATCGAAGACGTCTTGTCCATAACAACGTTGGACGGCACGGGATAAGAGGTTGTAGACGAATAGGGAGACGATTGGTTGGTAAGATTGGATATGGATTGACCAGCAAAGGAAGGCGCATTTTGAGAGGTTGCGTCATACGAAGAGCGAGGAGCTGCAGAAACTGGGATATAAAAGTTGGACATGTTCATCCGATGCTGCTCCGCCTGGAACCGCGCGACCTCTGCAGCCTGAAGATGCGCTTGAGCTTGGGCATTGTGCAGTGCAACCTGGGAAGGCTGAGGATGATAAAACCCGTCAGACTGCTGCCAGTTGGGCATGGCCTGACCCATCTGGTAATAGGTAGGTTGAACCATTTGCGACTGATAGGCAAGCATGTTGTTATGGTTGTCACCAGAAACGGCAGTGTCTTTGTAATAGGTAGAATTTGCAGACGCGTCAGGCATCAACACAACTGGGGATTTGTCGCAGGCAGCAAACAGAGCGTCAAATTGGTCGTCTGGAGAATGTGACTGAGCTTGGTGAACGACAACGGCGCGATCTGCTTCGGCGCGAGCTGCAAGAGTTTTGTAGTGAAGGTAAcgctgaagatgatgtttACTGAGGGCTTCGGCAGTATCTACCTCTCCAACCTGAGTAGGCGGTTGAATCTGAGAGATGTCGGCGATAGACGATCGCGGAGAAACCAGGTCGGTGGATGGtggagtggaagaagactcTTTGTGAAGGTCGGTCGAGTCAGTCTCGTCAACAAGAGAAGACGCGTTGGGCGAGTAGTGGGTAAAGGACTCAAAATCAAAGTCTGGCGAAGTTCTGCtagaagaaagggaaggaggggagggaATGGAGCAAATGGATTGATGGTTCGTGTCGACAGAAAAGGATTgagggagggagaagtTGGATGTCAAGGACATGGAAGATATGGTGTGGGAAAGGTCCAGAGTCAATGGCTTGAGTTGACGTGTTTTGTAGGCTTGTGCGGCGGGGGATATTGTACAGGCGCTGTATGCGTGTGAGATGGGGAATATGTGTGGATATGAGGCAAATGTATATGAATGCTCCAGGAAtagaaaaacaaaaggatgggagggaaagaaaaggaaaggaaagagtgTTTGCGACTGAAAGACTCATGACCGAGAGGGACGTGGCGGTGTTACCCTTTGTGCCCTCGGATAAATTCTCAAATTCCCAAAATAAATGCTCCCTACCCCAATTTCCTTACCTTTAATTTAACCCTCACACCATTCACAGCTCACTGTCATCATCTCGGTTCATGGTCCTTGGCTGAATTCGCCTTTCGCGGCGGGCTTTTGATCGTTTTGCATAATTATTATTGAGGTGCTGTCGCATCCGAGCTCGGAAATGACACATTTTTAATCCACGACAGGCGTAGGCAATTTCAGCGAGCACGCAAGAAGCAGTATGCAGAGTTACGAGACAGCaagcaaggagaagaaagccaTGAGCCATGCATGGTTTGTACGTACTTTACTGCTTCCACCGCCGCCGATCATATAGAAGATAAATAGCTCTGAGTCAATCACAGTCCCCATCACCTCGGGTTTCGGCGTCAGTCTGGCGGGatggcgttcgagaagaTTCGTTCCGGCCTTTACGGCCGTCAATTTATCTTTAAAAAGAAACGTCTTGTTCCGAAAATCTAAGAACCAGCAGCCCAAGTTTTTGGTAGTACTGCGGCGTTTGTGCCGTCAATTTCAATAGATTTAAAATTGTCGGGATTTTCGGGAAATAAAACGTGTATCACAAATATATGACGTCATGTTTTAGTAACTTTGATCCGAAATTCATCCGCAGGCTGCAGATTCGACCGACGATCgagcaagaaaaagacaaaaatTTAAGATGGAGATAAGACGCGGAACACGCCGTCACAACCAACTAACGGAATTATTTAACGATCTCCGTGACGCGATGTGTTTTCGAGATGTGTGAGCTTGTCAAAAAGCGCCGGATGTGCTGCGATGTATTGGCCGACAATCTGCTACTGGCTGTTAACCAGACTGGCTCTGGTCCAAAGTAGCGCATCCATTTCTGTCGGTTGTGCAGTCGTAGGTATTGGCCATGGCAATTTCAAGAACCGACCATCCCCCGACCGCGACCCGGACCCCAAATTATGTCCCAAGCTCTACTCTCTCAGCTCACTCTCGGGCCGTTACGGCTCTGCGATTTTCTCCAGACGGCACGTTGCTGGCCAGTGCGGGTGCCGATGGCTGGCTCCACTTCTGGCAAGTATTTATTTCTAGAGCATGTACAAATCGGTTCTAACAAGCCGCCAGGCATCCAACTAGTGGACAACATATCCGTGGATTCCGTGCCCATAAAGCAGGTATGCGTAACATATTCTCTCCAGAACAACTTTGACATAATCGCTAGGTATCAACGACATCACAATATCCCCGGACTCACTGTATATAGCCACGGCTTCGGATGATCACACTTCAGACATTCACCTTCTGCATCCTACACCAGGAGTAACTTTTTATCCGCCACCTCTAGAGCCTTCTGATACTTCAGATACAGAAGATCGCCCTATAGTTCCAGTGCCTCCTCAAGCGTCTGtatcatcgtcatccacaGTTCCGGCTATACGTCACCTTGTCTCACACACTGCTCCCGTTCTTTCTGTTGCCTTTTCTCCCAAATCCAATCTCCTCGCGACTGGTAGTTTTGATGAATCGACAATAATATGGGACGTCAGAAGGGGTAAAGCCTTGAGGCAACTACCTGCACATGCAGACGCTGTGTGGTGTGTGGCTTGGGATGCCGAGGGTGAAATGGTACTTACAGCTGGCGCAGATGGATTAATGTAAGTAATCATGGGCTTCTCTCGCACAACTACTCGCTAACTGGATATAGACGACTGTGGGATGCCAGTACCGGACAGTGTCTCAAAACCCTAGACAACGACACCAATTCCCCCATGTATGTTCATGAGTGTTCTCGGTATTATCGCTGACTTCTCCATAGCTCACACGCTGCATTCACGCCGTCTTCTGTTTTCTTACAAGCTTCCACCCTTTCGTCTACTCTGAGAATATATAATATCCACACGGGCAAAGTTATCAAGACAATACGGGCTCCTGGCACCTTTATCAGTGAGCGATGGCCTTGTCCCGCTGTTATATACGAAGGCCTACCGCCTCTGTCCCAAGGCAGTGAGAGCAATTGTCATTTAGATCCgccgaaagaagaaagaatggaCGTGGACAGTGCAGAGAGAGATCCAGAACCAGCAAAGCCCCCGGTCGCAATGCCCAATGTCAAGACCAAAATGAGAGATGCGTGGATCATCTCAGGCTCCGAAAATGGCAAGTTGATCATCTGGGATATTCAAAGCAAGCGTGTGTTGCAAGTTTTAGAAGGAGACTTATCACATCATTGTTCTGTTGTTGCCCTCGCTGTGAGTCAAGATACACTCATAGCATATCAATAACACCCTAACAAAGTCCCTATTCAGGTGTCACCAGACGGAAGGACGATTGCTAGTGGGTCGCTAGAGCCTGAAAAAGTCATCAAGCTTTGGAGGGACGTAGAATAAAAGCCTGCATTGTTGGGGCAGTGTATGACTGCATATGCTATATATGTTGTATAATAATGAATGCCATCGCTGTGCCCATATCAACCTATAATCCCACTCGTCCTGCCTTGCCCCTAACGCCCTTCCACACATTATCCGCCCATTCCTTTTCGTCCCTATCGACAAGGACAAAGTCTCCTCCCATATTCGCTGCTCCATTAGTTCCGGCCGTACTTTGAGACCTCTCTTGGCTTCTTTCGTAGAAAAGCCCACTGCTAGGTGACTCAGCCGGGGGAAGGTTGAGTATCTTGGCTGTAGAACTGGAAAGTGGAGTAGAGGTAGAATTACTGAGAGCAGTTCGTGCAGCGGCCTGGGGCGGCGCTGATGGGGTCTGCTGAACTGCCATCTGAGCTGATTGATTcaaggatgatggtgatggaCGATAGACTTGGCGAGACAGTGATTGTGAGGGCGTTGATGGGTGG
It contains:
- a CDS encoding chromatin binding protein — translated: MAISRTDHPPTATRTPNYVPSSTLSAHSRAVTALRFSPDGTLLASAGADGWLHFWHPTSGQHIRGFRAHKAGINDITISPDSLYIATASDDHTSDIHLLHPTPGVTFYPPPLEPSDTSDTEDRPIVPVPPQASVSSSSTVPAIRHLVSHTAPVLSVAFSPKSNLLATGSFDESTIIWDVRRGKALRQLPAHADAVWCVAWDAEGEMVLTAGADGLIRLWDASTGQCLKTLDNDTNSPISHAAFTPSSVFLQASTLSSTLRIYNIHTGKVIKTIRAPGTFISERWPCPAVIYEGLPPLSQGSESNCHLDPPKEERMDVDSAERDPEPAKPPVAMPNVKTKMRDAWIISGSENGKLIIWDIQSKRVLQVLEGDLSHHCSVVALAVSPDGRTIASGSLEPEKVIKLWRDVE